One part of the Pecten maximus chromosome 1, xPecMax1.1, whole genome shotgun sequence genome encodes these proteins:
- the LOC117320117 gene encoding uncharacterized protein LOC117320117 — protein sequence MVQMKNAASLVKFILPALPGARFILPALPGARFILPALQGVRFILAALSGVRFILPALSGARFILSALSGARFILSALSGARFILPALSGARFILPALSGARFILPALSGVRFILPALSGARFILSALSGARFILSALSGARFILPALPGARFIDIPQLKTSYRKVLQNLRTVP from the coding sequence aAGAATGCTGCAAGCTTAGTCAAGTTTATCCTGCCTGCACTTCCTGGAGCCAGGTTTATCCTGCCTGCACTTCCTGGAGCCAGGTTTATCCTGCCTGCACTTCAAGGAGTCAGGTTTATCCTGGCTGCACTTTCAGGAGTCAGGTTTATCCTGCCTGCACTTTCAGGAGCCAGGTTTATCCTGTCTGCACTTTCAGGAGCCAGGTTTATCCTGTCTGCACTTTCAGGAGCCAGGTTTATCCTGCCTGCACTTTCAGGAGCCAGGTTTATCCTGCCTGCACTTTCAGGAGCCAGGTTTATCCTGCCTGCACTTTCAGGAGTCAGGTTTATCCTGCCTGCACTTTCAGGAGCCAGGTTTATCCTGTCTGCACTTTCAGGAGCCAGGTTTATCCTGTCTGCACTTTCAGGAGCCAGGTTTATCCTGCCTGCACTTCCAGGGGCCAGATTCATCGATATTCCTCaacttaaaacttcatatagGAAAgtgttacagaatttaaggacaGTTCCTTAA